From a region of the candidate division WOR-3 bacterium genome:
- a CDS encoding MBL fold metallo-hydrolase, producing MNIGDFKIYPLFDGFFGLDGGAMFGVVPKPLWERTNPPDEKNRIRLALRPVLILTPQERVVIDTGIGDKYDKKFAERYRVEKPDSLLASLARIGFRPEDISLVILTHLHFDHCGGSTRVEGDRVVPTFPNARYVVQEAEWQEALNPNRRSRASYLKENFVPLQEMGLLEIVNGSMELLPGIELVHTGGHTKGMQVVKISSKGQTAIYWSDMIPTRGHIPVPYIMGFDLFPLESMEKKERLLNQAVAEGWISFLEHDPEVFAGRIIKENERYLFEEIKI from the coding sequence ATGAACATTGGTGATTTTAAGATCTACCCGCTTTTTGACGGGTTTTTCGGTCTTGATGGCGGGGCAATGTTTGGGGTTGTGCCCAAGCCGCTGTGGGAGAGGACCAACCCACCTGATGAAAAGAACCGCATCAGACTGGCATTACGACCGGTTTTGATTTTAACCCCGCAGGAAAGGGTTGTTATTGATACCGGTATTGGTGATAAGTATGATAAAAAGTTTGCTGAGCGGTATCGGGTTGAGAAGCCTGATAGTTTACTGGCTTCACTTGCTCGCATTGGTTTCAGACCTGAGGATATAAGTCTCGTGATTTTGACCCATCTCCATTTTGACCATTGCGGCGGCTCAACAAGGGTTGAAGGGGATAGGGTGGTGCCGACATTTCCCAATGCCCGTTATGTGGTTCAGGAGGCGGAGTGGCAGGAGGCATTAAATCCAAACAGGCGCTCACGCGCATCTTATCTGAAGGAAAACTTTGTGCCGTTGCAGGAGATGGGGCTTTTGGAAATTGTTAACGGTTCAATGGAGCTTTTGCCAGGAATTGAGCTTGTCCACACCGGTGGTCATACAAAGGGGATGCAGGTTGTTAAAATAAGCAGTAAGGGGCAGACCGCAATTTACTGGTCTGATATGATACCGACGCGCGGACACATTCCGGTTCCCTATATTATGGGTTTTGACCTTTTCCCTTTGGAGTCGATGGAGAAAAAGGAGCGTCTTTTGAATCAGGCGGTTGCCGAAGGCTGGATTTCCTTTCTTGAGCATGACCCTGAGGTTTTTGCCGGAAGAATTATTAAGGAGAATGAAAGGTATCTGTTTGAAGAGATTAAGATTTAA
- a CDS encoding 4-hydroxybutyrate CoA-transferase, protein MGSVDWKSKYGNKIKSPEEALAVLEPGDRVFVGSACGTPQKLVRALAQRPVEDVEITHILTLGVAPYAEEELAGRYRANSFFISANVREAVHEGRADYTPIFLSEIPRLLRSGRLPIDVALIQVTPPDEHGFCSLGVSVDITKPAAEVARHVIAEVNPKMPRTLGDSFIHISQIETIVENDAPIYEFVTPGESEVARRIAKNVADLIA, encoded by the coding sequence ATGGGTTCTGTTGATTGGAAGTCAAAATACGGAAATAAGATAAAGAGCCCGGAGGAGGCGCTCGCTGTGCTTGAGCCGGGTGACAGGGTTTTTGTTGGTTCGGCTTGCGGGACACCGCAGAAACTTGTGAGGGCGCTTGCTCAGCGTCCGGTTGAGGATGTGGAGATAACCCATATCCTCACACTCGGGGTGGCGCCTTATGCTGAGGAGGAGCTTGCCGGTCGGTACCGGGCAAACTCATTCTTCATCAGTGCCAATGTGAGAGAGGCGGTCCATGAAGGCAGAGCAGATTACACACCCATCTTCCTTTCTGAGATCCCGCGTCTTTTGCGCTCTGGTCGCTTGCCGATTGATGTTGCCTTGATTCAGGTAACACCGCCGGATGAGCATGGGTTTTGCAGTTTAGGGGTCTCGGTTGATATTACCAAGCCGGCTGCTGAGGTCGCCCGGCATGTGATTGCTGAGGTCAATCCCAAGATGCCGAGGACGCTTGGTGATAGCTTTATCCATATATCACAGATTGAGACGATAGTGGAAAACGATGCACCTATCTATGAGTTTGTTACTCCGGGGGAGAGTGAGGTTGCCCGGCGGATTGCCAAGAATGTTGCCGATTTGATTGCT